The Desulfuromonas sp. genome segment GCCGGCCTCGGCCAGCACCTTGGTGATGGCTGCGGTCAGGGTCGTCTTGCCATGGTCAACGTGACCGATGGTCCCTATGTTGACGTGGGGCTTTGTTCTTTCGAATTTTTCCTTGGCCATGAAACTGCCCTCCTTAGCGACTTAGCCTTTGACCTTGGCGATAATTTCTTCCGCGATGGCCTTGGGCACCTGCTCATAGTGGTCGAAAACCATGGTATAGGTGGCACGGCCCTGGGTGGCGCTGCGCAGGTCGGTTGCGTACCCGAACATGCTCGACAGCGGCACATGGGCATTGATCACCTGGGCGATACCCCGCGCTTCCATCCCCATGACCTTGCCTCGACGACTGCTGAGGTCGCCCATAACATCGCCCATGTATTCCTCGGGGACAACGACCTCCACGGCCATCATCGGCTCCAGCAGAACCGCGCCAGCCTTGGCGACACCGGCCTTGAACCCCATGGAACCGGCGATCTTGAAGGCCATTTCCGAAGAGTCGACATCATGGTATGAGCCGTCGTAGCAGGCAACCTTGACATCCACGAGGGGGAACCCGGCAACAACGCCGTTCTCGGCGGCTTCCTTTGCTCCGGCGCCAACCGCAGGGATATATTCCTTGGGAATAACACCCCCCTTGATCTCGTCGGTGAACTCGAAACCGCCGCCGGGCTCGAGGGGCTCGCTACGCAACCAGCAATCGCCGTACTGCCCGCGACCGCCCGACTGGCGAACAAACTTGCCCTGGACTTCGACCTTGCGGGTAATGGTCTCACGATAGGCGACCTGAGGTGCACCAATGTTGGCCTCGACCTTGAATTCACGCTTCATGCGGTCGATGATGACCTCCAGGTGCAACTCACCCATGCCGGAGAGGATGGTCTGTCCCGTCTCCTCGTCGGTGCGGCAACGCAGGGAAGGATCTTCCTGAAGCAGCTTGCCGAGAGCGATCCCCATCTTTTCCTGGTCGCCCTTGGTCTTGGGCTCCACGGCGATGTGAATAACCGGCTCGGGGAACTCCATGGCCTCGAGGAGGCAGGCCCCCTTGTCACTGCAAAGAGTGTCGCCGGTCGTCGTGCTCTTCAGCCCGACAGCGGCGGCGATGTCGCCGGCGTAGACCTGCTTGATCTCCTCGCGCTTGTTTGCGTGCATCTTGAGAAGACGCCCGAAACGCTCCTTCTTGCCCTTGGTGGCGTTGAGCACCGTGGAACCGGACTCGGCCACCCCGGAGTAGACCCGGAAGAAGGCCAACTGCCCGACAAAGGGGTCAGTCATGATCTTGAAGGCGAGCGCAGAGAACGGACCGTCATCGTCTGCCGGACGAGTAATTTCCTCGCCGCTATGGGCATCAAGACCCTTGATGGCGGGAACGTCGGTGGGAGCCGGCATGTAATCAATGACAGCGTCGAGAAGAGGCTGCACCCCCTTGTTCTTGAAGGCACTGCCGCACANNNNNNNNNNNNNNNNNNCATCAGGACATCGTCGTAAGAGCTGATCTCCTCGAGCAAAGCCTCCCGGGCAGCCTGGGCCTCATCGGCCATGTCCGCAGGAACATCAACAACGTCGAACTTGGCGCCCATCGACTCATCGTCATAGACGATTGCCTTCATCTCGACAAGATCGATAATGCCCGAGAAGTAATCCTCTTTACCGATGGGAAGCTGAATGGGAATCGGGTTGGCCCCAAGGCGATCCCGCATCATCTCAACGCCGCGACCGAAGTCGGCACCGATGCGGTCCATCTTGTTAACGAAAGCGATGCGGGGCACACCATACTTGTCGGCCTGCCGCCAGACGGTTTCGGACTGAGGCTCGACCCCGCCGACCGAACAGAAGACAGCGACGGAACCGTCAAGAACCCGCAGGGAGCGCTCCACCTCGATGGTGAAGTCAACATGCCCGGGGGTGTCGATGATATTGACCCGGTGATCGTTCCAGAAACAGGTGGTAGCGGCCGAGGTGATAGTAATCCCCCGCTCCTGCTCCTGCGCCATCCAGTCCATAGTGGCGGCGCCATCATGGACTTCACCAATCTTGTGAGAGATCCCGGTGTAATACAGAATACGCTCGGTGGTGGTGGTCTTACCGGCATCAATGTGAGCCATGATGCCGATATTCCGTGTTTTTTCGAGAGGTACTTTACGTGCCACAGCTACTAATTCCTCATCAAGCCAGCAAAAACTACCAGCGATAGTGGGCAAAGGCCTTGTTGGCCTCGGCCATGCGGTGGGTA includes the following:
- a CDS encoding GTP-binding protein, translating into MAKEKFERTKPHVNIGTIGHVDHGKTTLTAAITKVLAEAG
- the fusA gene encoding elongation factor G, which translates into the protein CGSAFKNKGVQPLLDAVIDYMPAPTDVPAIKGLDAHSGEEITRPADDDGPFSALAFKIMTDPFVGQLAFFRVYSGVAESGSTVLNATKGKKERFGRLLKMHANKREEIKQVYAGDIAAAVGLKSTTTGDTLCSDKGACLLEAMEFPEPVIHIAVEPKTKGDQEKMGIALGKLLQEDPSLRCRTDEETGQTILSGMGELHLEVIIDRMKREFKVEANIGAPQVAYRETITRKVEVQGKFVRQSGGRGQYGDCWLRSEPLEPGGGFEFTDEIKGGVIPKEYIPAVGAGAKEAAENGVVAGFPLVDVKVACYDGSYHDVDSSEMAFKIAGSMGFKAGVAKAGAVLLEPMMAVEVVVPEEYMGDVMGDLSSRRGKVMGMEARGIAQVINAHVPLSSMFGYATDLRSATQGRATYTMVFDHYEQVPKAIAEEIIAKVKG
- a CDS encoding GTP-binding protein yields the protein MARKVPLEKTRNIGIMAHIDAGKTTTTERILYYTGISHKIGEVHDGAATMDWMAQEQERGITITSAATTCFWNDHRVNIIDTPGHVDFTIEVERSLRVLDGSVAVFCSVGGVEPQSETVWRQADKYGVPRIAFVNKMDRIGADFGRGVEMMRDRLGANPIPIQLPIGKEDYFSGIIDLVEMKAIVYDDESMGAKFDVVDVPADMADEAQAAREALLEEISSYDDVLM